The stretch of DNA CCTGCTGTCTTAATTCTTTCATAGAAGGCAGTTTAGCAACAGCTTCAACTTCTTTCCCAGACAAAGAAGCATTATCTATTCTTCCAGCCAGAAAAACCAGAGAATCATTATGTTGTTTATTAAAATCTAATACTAGCTTTGCAGCAGATACAGGATCGCCATAGGAAAATACAACCCCGAGGTGCCCTTCACTATCCTCAGGATTCATCTCCATTCCAGAAGCTTCTAAAGCTTTAAAAAATATTTTTTTCTTCAAAACTTCAAATTCAGCAGAGGCCTCAGAAAGATTATTTCTGAAATTTCTGGAATGCGCAGCAGTAAAACCCTGGTATCTTAATAAAATAAAACCTTGAGAAGAGGTTATCTTTTCTTCAACCTCGCGAAGCAGCAGCTTTTTCTCTTCTTTCATTTTTCCTCTTAAACTTAGAATTATAACGCTATCAACTCCCTAGTATCCACGGAAACACCTGGCCCCATGGTCGAGGAAATA from Chlamydia suis encodes:
- the rplJ gene encoding 50S ribosomal protein L10 — protein: MKEEKKLLLREVEEKITSSQGFILLRYQGFTAAHSRNFRNNLSEASAEFEVLKKKIFFKALEASGMEMNPEDSEGHLGVVFSYGDPVSAAKLVLDFNKQHNDSLVFLAGRIDNASLSGKEVEAVAKLPSMKELRQQVVGLIAAPMSQVVGIMNSVLSGVISCLDQKAEKTQE